The Schistocerca gregaria isolate iqSchGreg1 chromosome 1, iqSchGreg1.2, whole genome shotgun sequence genome includes a window with the following:
- the LOC126335413 gene encoding uncharacterized protein LOC126335413, with translation MGRQKPSKPGTRKYGTKTRYSNDTLQKILEEITTGRIGQREAARKYNIPRQTIVNKLKNKHSCKVGRATVFTEIKERSFVQHCITVSDMGVPISIFDLRCIVKSYLDTCNRKVSCFADNMPGWEWGKAFLERHHSELSQKFTVNISRKHAAVNEDIISTFFLKYKDEIEGVPAENIFNFDETGFHDIPAKGKLLFRRTCRHPEKIENTSKSCFTVMFCGNAAGEFLPPYLIFKGKQKWTDWIYNAPPGTRMNSSDSVWMEQGVFDDWFETHFLPFALKKEGRRVIIGDNLSSHISIRTLELCEQNNIKFICLPPNATHLLQPLDVAYFSSLKKNWRDVLSQWRKTPEGKKKQCLPKGTFSGLLAKTLQLGEQTASSNLVKGFEKCGLCPVNCDRVLQCLPDYARNESSVMGSVGAEFKKIFGDNKTIRSECEVCQKVQVAHRTREECVYRRC, from the coding sequence ATGGGACGGCAGAAACCTTCAAAACCAGGTACTAGGAAATACGGCACAAAAACCCGTTACTCGAATGACACCCTGCAGAAAATATTAGAAGAAATTACTACTGGAAGAATCGGCCAGAGGGAAGCTGCAAGGAAATATAACATTCCAAGACAAACCATtgtgaacaaattaaaaaacaagcacAGCTGTAAAGTTGGAAGAGCCACTGTGTTTACGGAGATTAAAGAAAGATCTTTTGTACAACATTGTATCACTGTCAGTGATATGGGTGTTCCAATATCAATCTTTGACTTGAGGTGCATAGTTAAGTCATATCTTGACACCTGTAACAGAAAAGTAAGCTGCTTTGCAGATAATATGCCTGGATGGGAATGGGGAAAGGCCTTTTTAGAGAGGCATCATTCtgaactttctcagaaatttacaGTAAATATTTCAAGGAAGCATGCTGCCGTAAATGAGGACATAAtcagcactttctttctgaaatataaAGACGAGATAGAAGGTGTTCctgctgaaaatattttcaattttgacGAAACAGGGTTTCATGACATACCAGCAAAAGGAAAGCTCTTGTTTCGTCGAACGTGTCGACATCCTGAGAAAATCGAGAATACATCAAAATCATGTTTTACTGTCATGTTCTGTGGGAATGCAGCAGGAGAATTCCTTCCTCCATATCTTATTTTTAAAGGTAAGCAAAAATGGACTGACTGGATTTACAATGCACCTCCTGGAACACGAATGAATTCATCAGACAGTGTGTGGATGGAACAAGGAGTATTTGATGACTGGTTTGAAACTCACTTCCTCCCTTTTGCcttaaagaaagaaggaaggagagtaaTTATTGGAGATAACCTCTCCTCTCACATCTCAATCAGAACTTTGGAGCTTTGTGAACAAAATAACATTAAGTTCATTTGCCTGCCACCGAATGCGACACATCTTCTGCAGCCGCTAGATGTGGcttatttttcttctctgaagaaaaacTGGAGAGATGTTCTTTCTCAATGGAGGAAGACTccagaaggaaagaagaaacaatGTCTTCCAAAGGGTACATTTAGTGGCCTACTGGCGAAGACTTTGCAGTTAGGTGAACAGACAGCATCTTCAAATTTAGTGAAAGGATTTGAGAAATGTGGATTGTGTCCTGTAAACTGTGATAGAGTCTTACAATGTCTCCCTGATTATGCAAGAAATGAGTCTTCTGTGATGGGAAGTGTGGgagctgaatttaaaaaaatatttggagaCAATAAGACAATCAGATCTGAATGTGAAGTGTGTCAAAAAGTACAAGTTGCCCATAGAACCAGGGAAGAGTGTGTCTACAGAAGATGTTAG